Below is a genomic region from Eupeodes corollae chromosome 1, idEupCoro1.1, whole genome shotgun sequence.
aatcaggttgttgacgaatggcttcagacgttcacataatacggcagagaggatcttatacacaatgttaaggagactgatgcctctgtagttggcgcagtttagagggtctcctttcttatgtatcgggcacactatgctgagattccactcatcgggcatgctttcttccgaccaaattttgcagatgagttggtgcatgctccctaccaagtcatcgcctgctgctttgaatagttcggcggtgatgccgtcagctccagcagctttgtttgacttaagtttagatatagctatcttcacttcgtcaaggtcgggtgggcggaatttttgatctgcgtcgccgaggttgagtgcttctatctcccttacagcggaattcggttcgtcatcgccgttatataatttggagaagtgatctttccatattctcagcatcgactgtggttctactacgatattcccttgatcgtctttacaggcttcggttcgtggctggtacccttgggaggttttttttaccttttggtaaaatttacgaacctcattcctgttgtgacatccctctatctcctcgatcgcgcgcttctcatgctctctttttttccgtctaagaagccggtgttcctctctccccttctgctcgtagagctcgcgagcagctctcgtccttttgtgcagcgccgttttgtatgcctcttgtttcgctgcgtgagcttgccggcattcgtcgtcaaaccaggggtttcgctgtggtggccgtgtgaaacctagcacttcagaggcggcatctctgatggctgcaaggcaatgttgccactggttttcaatgcttaatgcaggaagcataggactccttaggaggttattagagactcgatcggaaaaggacatggcagtctcttgcgattgtagccgtctaacgtcgaatcttctcacagtacttccttgttttggcttggatcgggatatccgtagccgtaccttggctacaacgaggtaatggtccgagtcaatgttggcctctcggaatgttcggatatcctggatactggagaagtgtcgtgcgtcgatcgcaatgtgtaCACAATACTAtaggtatattattttttttaatataaaacctaTATTAAATAAGTTCAAGACCTAGACCTctgcatgacagtcctacgcactaatcatcacgccacgggtattACCAATTGcttacttatttcaaaaattggcagtatttttattgaatctATACCTTTTAAAGAATCCCTCGTCATCAATTCAAAAGGTGTCGATTCCGGCTAAGTAACGTTTTTATATTCTGTTAAACGAAATCATAAAACATCCAGCAAAAATTCTTGATAGATTCTTAAGTCTATTGCCATTTCATATTTTGAGCTTCTTCGCTTTTTGCTATTTGTTACCCTGAAGCCTGAAAGATAGCTAATTGCATATTTTTGTCATATCGGAAAAGTGTATAAGTAAGCAAGCGTCTTGAGTAAACAATAAATACCGTTCTTCTAATGTTtaggaattatttatttattagtaatAATTTCTTACAGAGTAAGataaaacatcttttaaaataaaaaaaaaactagtttcaCTTAATAATTAAACCGGTTAAGGgaagtaagaaacaaaaataaaagcaaataagtGAAGCTATTTAGCATTGTTAACAAAGTTATCCAGAGCGACcccatttatatttaaattcctATAGAAGaagtaatcggtctgatttgtaagattgaaaattttgacatttatctgCGTTTCAAggtctaaatcaaagattttaagtCCGTTCgttcgatttcaaataaattttatactgTATAATGTGAAGCgatactaaataaatataatttaaaaaatcaattcacgtttttttttataaatggaaaatgaaaagaaatattttaaacctcgaatattttccaacaagaaaggtaacgaagaataactttttaaataccTGATTAAATTTTTAGGTAAATGAGAAGTGATTTTGCTAATGTTGTTTTCGTTGtggtcattttttaaataatcaataaCATTCGTAAGCCAGGTGAGTGTTCTATTAAATactattttaaggttttttgccAAGTAAGCAATCTGGGTCGGAATTTTGTAAAACACTAATAAGctgtttttaatgaatttttcgaaaaaacagACACTTAGTCTTGGTTGGATTAATATATACTCTATTAGATTATGAAAATAGTAAGACACCTTTTTCTTTAGGgcaaaaaatatcaaaggaGCTATTTGAAACCTAGAGACCAAAGCTCATTAATACACATTGTAATTAGGAAATTTCGCAAAATTGATTACTTTTATTAGTAACCACTGCTTAATGTCttgaaataaatatgaaaaaataagttttcttgAAGATGTCGTACactcaaaataattgtaattaaccatatttttaagaaaaaagggactttttggttaacattttttgtatattcgtCTAATTGTACGAAAGAAAGACTTGATGAAATCATTTCTACGAACCTGAATACAAAAATTGCCAACTTTTCATACTTTCAAATTTATTGTTCTTGGTAGAAATCATTGAATGCAAATTTAtcacaagaaaatttaattttgtaattttcgtaatttgtttttatttttagctaaCGACGTAAAAAAGAAATTGCTTAAATCTGCTTAAAAATGGCATTGGGCAGAGCATATCGAAATATTTAACCCATCGTTGACATTCGAATAAAAAAACCAAATGCAAATACATTTGGAATGGAACAATCCATAGAAAATCCAAATCTTGAACCAATTGCCACAAAACTGTTTTGTGGGCTTTTTAAATCATCGGAATTAGTATCGATGTTACCGGAAATGTATGAAACCTAGGAATTATATACAATTCCTAGGAAATGTATACATACattacaaacaattatttaaaacacataTTTCCTAGGAATTGCATACAACTGCTTAACAACGCTAGGAAAtgtgttaatttgattttatgtaaatcaaaatctggaaaaataaatcatagcaactaaaaattaaataaaaagatttattcttaatttttcgttactttatttttaaataaaagaacttatttattttttatttatttgcgtAGGGTATTGAATTTTGAAGCACAAACATTTTGATGAGCTACAATCCTTCTTGCAAAGACAATTTTCGAATCCGATCTAGAATGTTTTATGATTCCATTCTTTGTTGCAATCTGATAAAGCTCGTTAGCTGTTGTATTTAAGATTACACCTTTAATATTTCGGGCGTCACCACGTCCTCGGTCGACTTCTGGTACGGAAACCCTTACAGAAGTTGCTATGGACACAGTAGGAAAATTTATATCtcttgtttttaacatttttcttagcAGAACGATGATTTTTTGcactaatacattttttgaaaacaatagacAAAGCAGTTTGGAGTCCTGTCCTTTCATTGCCTCTTCTGCTACCGAACAAATTGCGTGGAGTGCACATCCGCATTGTCTACAAGTATGAGCTTTGGGCGTTTCTTTTGAACAGACAATGCATTCCTTATCATATGCACTGGCTGAAGGTACTGTGCTGATCTCACACTGATCTAAATTATTACAGACTGGgattggttttaaaatatttacattaagttTGGCCAATGATACCCTGGGATCTTCTTCAGCATTCTGTTGAAAGTTTTCAATGATTTTCTCTACTGAAGAAGGCTTCAGTTTCGATGTTTTCCAATTGCTGCATAGGAGATGTATAGAATTCCTAGGCAATgtgtatagaaaaaaattaattcacacATTTCCTTGCGATTTTTGGCATACATTTCCTAgaaattatatacaaatgaCGAATTACATGCATTTCCGGTCCATCGACACTAAATGGAATTTAATATCCTAAATCAAGTACACATGTCAAGAAAAAAGGAACTTAAAAATGACTTTAAGCTTACATAGAATACTTAATCAAACATCTAAAAAGCCAAAGGCATTTTTAAAGATAAGACAACCAATTGACAAAATGAAGGTTTCGCAAGGTATTATGgaacaaaaacttgaaaatacaAGCAAATTACTATTCGGATCTTCAAAATCCAACTTTCTCAACTTGTTCAAATAATCGAAGCCAAATTATTTCACATCCAACCTTGTCGTggagtttaaatttattacaaaatgcatgaaatagaattaaatataGAAGGAaactaaatgaaattaaaagtttttttttacataaaataatttgttttgtattactcTCAGAAATCTAGCtgacttttcaattcaaatacttTACCATGATGAAGAtgggaaaaaatcattttcatatttttctgatTGTCGGATTTCGTACTAATTAATTGggaaacatttaaatatattagaAAAAGGCAAATAATAttgtgtttaaattattttattttattctgtttttattttacacttAACAACATCAAAGctcttataaaattataaaatcaattgtaaatttagatgtttttgtttactttttcgaTAGTTAATATTTTTGCCAATGATCTTGATTATGTAGTTATACTTTTAATtaagatatttatttctttcataTAATTAATATCCAGCTTAACGACTTTTACaatataatttgtatgttagaaattttataattatatatattttttttattaaacattataCTTCTaacaaattcgttaaaagtggATTTATTATTTCTACTTTCTCATACGAATATTcatatgtttgtatattatGTGTTTTTACTTAATTAgttttgattaatattttaatattatgaatcaattttcttaaaaaaatatttattatttgtccgTTCATGTaaagcacacaaaaaaaacatttaatgtgCGTGACTTTCTATTAGTTCAAGGCAATGCGGATTTAAAgcgtgtttaaatttttgtcctAGGGTGGAATCGGCCACTGCGGTTGACACAGTTTTGGTAGTCAAATGTGTGATTGTCATCTAGCATAGGCGATTCAACTCAAATTAATTAAGtcttattaaaattgaagattaATAGGTGCTCGAAGTTAATGTGTTCGAAATCAGCaattcagaatttaaaaaaagtaaaccgagaaacatttttgaaaacgtttGGGAACCACCTATTCATATTGTAAAAATAACGTCAAGTTCAAAGTGATTATCACGTTTGTGtagctattttattttatcccaTTTATTGAAAATCACCTAAGCCGATTCCGTCCTAGCGTAAGAAGCAGCACcctataattttaaacaaacattttttccctacaaaagaaaaataaaacacgataCTGTACATGGTagaccaatattttaaatgtatggTATAAATTACGTAGGGTGCtgctttttgtaaatattaattataatattaaacGATTGGTTACATATATACACAACATATCAAATAAGcgaaaacaaaagaatatagGGCGTCTATATAGATTATAggaaaaataagttatttgcAACATAAAGATAAAGAAACGTGCGCTATATGAAGTCCACCTCGAGGAGGCTTAgatttgtatttcttgtttACAGCCATCCTCCCGTAAGCTTGTGGAACATTTCTTCGTTGAGTGTTTGGTTGGTTTCCTTGGAACGCATTGACATAAAGATATAACCGCCGATAAATTCATGAACAACCTTGCAATCAGACGAAAGGCAAGAGAAAACGACATTTTCATTTTGGAACTGAATCATCATACATTTTATTCCCCAGTTAACATTCCATGCctgaaagataaaaaaaaattattaaaatatcagataatataattaaataagttaattaaaccttaaataatattataaaaatatagattgttatttattgtaaatattcttttaaatacaatcTTCAGTATGTGTTATAGCCGAAGAAATCCTAAAAAGATAAACctagtattattaaaaaaggataattttcatttgattgatctacaccaaaaagtttgttgttaaatgtttgcttttaaaaattaggtggcgcaacagtccgttgagtaCTAGGGCCAAGTGATTTACAACAACTCTTAAACATTTCTGTGTGCAAGTCATGTCAGGGATGCGTGGGACCTGCAgtggagaaagcacttttcatgaaaagaattacttttaGAGAGGGTACTGTCTCAAAAGAACCGTATAAAGTGGGGATTGAacaacccaagacctctaacaTAACAGTCCTACggactaaccatcacgccaaggGTACATgttcatatttaaaaagaacCAATTTTATTAAGCTCTTCAAAATCGCTGCCGATATAattagaatttattatttataaatgtacatatgtacaaaataaGACCGAAATTATTGCTTTGGAGAACTTGaaatatagttttaatttattttaaaattttcaaccaaACTTAAGAAGTCATGCTAGCCTAGCATGCAGCCAGCATTTTTGCAAAGcattttatagactttttgcctgttgccaaattcaatcataaatttaaatagttaGTTAGAAGTGATAATTGGAATTTCTCAAGATCAATAATGAACTACTTGGCGCCATTTGCGAggtttaaagaattaaaaatgtcgTAAAAGTATGGTCCAAAAGCGGAGAGGAAAAAACTATATGGGGCAAACTTTACTAGCAACTGAAATAAATATATGGAATAAAGCTTCGCGAGGATTGGTCTATATCAAATCATATGGTGGTGTTTGCACTTCTAAATTGTTGAAAATCCAATTTATCGCGACTAACTCTATCATTTCAAGGCTTGTTCGTGTGCCGgacaaaattcttttaatgaTCTAATGACGTCAAACTACTTTATTAATTCTTCTATTAAGCAGAAGTCTTTCTCTTGAAACACAATTAAAACACTcactatattaataaaattacaatttaaccAAATTACAAAACTAACCTTCATAGTATTGTACCGCCATGTTTTGATATGATCACCCGTATTAATGTCCATTCGCATGATACGGTTATTTGCAACACCTAGTagttcttccttcttgtgtccATCGAATTTAATAATGAACAATGTCAAACCAAAGTCAGGTAGACTCTGCCACGCTTCAATGAATTTCAATTTCGCCTCAACAAGgggcaattttttgacattagcGTGTGTCTCCAAGATCCTTTGAACAGCCTTGCTTCGCAATTTCTTATACATCTTGGGCGAGAGGTAGTCAACGGGATCAATCGATCCGGGATTCACACTAACGGTAGATTCAAGAGCTGGTTTCTGCATGCTCAGGAATGACTTGATGCTGGCCACTTCACTGTCGTACGAGCTATCGGCAAGAGATCGACCCTTTGATGCTAATCTACAGGCAGCCATCCATTTGGCATATTGTTCTTCGTTCTCGCATCTTATCCACATCTCATTATTGGGTCCATTACGACCTTCTGGAGGCACTTCGAGGCGTATGCTGAATTTTCCGTGCGATATATTTACATCGGGTGTTACTTCACAGCCACGCAGATTAATAACATGAGTTGGTTGGCCACGTCTTGATTCCTCTGCAGTTTTATAAAGATGTAATTGAAGATCTCGATATGTGAAGAAATACCGTTTGTAACCCTTCATTGTAAACTTTTTTGGtctgttaaaagttaaaaaaattataaaataaggacacgaacatttttttctaaaaaattactttaaaaatctCAAATAATCTGTCAGTTCAGGGATTTTGGTGATATTATTGGACTGTGAATTAGCGTTTGGTCCTTCGAGGGTTATCTGAAGTTCACTTAGTGCTGAATCAATGTCATCGTCTGTGCCATTTTCAACGCTTGAAGTGTCAATTCCAGAATCGGGTTGTTGCaagtcattttgttgatttatttgaaactaaatttaaacaaaatataaaacataacaaTTATTGGAATTGAAACAGGCCATCATTCGAAACACGCACCTGTAATGCTGCAAACATTAACATCTCTTCTTCTGTACAATCGAGTTCTTCGTTAAGAATTGACCATTTGGCTTGTTCGTACAACTGGTTGATTCTTACTTGATCGTACTTGGGATTCAGGTCGAAGAACGTGTAGTACTTGAACTTTAAGCACAATGTGTCGTATTCACGGATACCTTGTTCCATGATTGAAAGTGATGAATCCAGCCAACCAATGTTCATGCGAGCCTTTTCTAATAAGGATTTCGGCCTTATAAGCCGAGAACGAACATCTGGACTTGGTGCTCTCGGACTGGCTGCAAGGTTCTCTTGGAAATCACCAAGGCTAGACAGCGAATCAAATGTCGTATATCCATTTGTGCTATGCTTCCATGTCTATCAAAACAGAACAATAGATTATTAGCAAATTTATAAAGGTTactaaatagtttttaaacttACTCCTGTTGGCGAACTTATGGGTGTGCCTGATTGATTGAGACGCTTTGGTGTTGTATGGTGCACAGGGGCACACGAAAATGTACCATTCTGTGGGTTGTCCAAGCTATTACAACTTCCGTTATACGAATTAATAGGTATGAAAGAATTGGTATCTGGTGCTGGTTGTAAATATGTTGTTCCATTTGATTCTGCAATGGGTATCTTCTTTTTGGGAAACTGtgaatagtttttctttaaatgatcTTGTTCCAATGGTTTGCACAGTGAAAGTTCTTCTGGATGTCTTATGTCTAGATCTTTGCATAGATTGACAACAGCTGCAAAAGTTTTTATCGAGAAATCAAGGCGACAATCAAGATAGCGAAGGTCGGGTAGctagaacaaaaaatatagaaataaacatAAGTACTCAAATATGCATACACTATAATTTTTATTACGAGTAATAATTATATGATATTACATTAGAATTAGAAGATATGTTTCTTGTAAGATCAGGACCCCTAAAACCTTAGGGTGCACAACTGGATACATTTTTACTTGTTGAGCAAAAACACTGGTAAgcaaaattaagttgttttgtattatttttccaagaaaatagTTGTCCTGAGTTGAAATTTTAACCCATAACTTTTCTATTAGATCCACCTCTCCgataatgcagaaaaaaagtagtatacTGTTTTTAAGGCTATGGTTAAAGGAACgtagttcttttaaaaaaaaacattgaacgaTGTTTTCACAAAGTGCAAATCTTTATCTTCTAAATAGATACACTATAAATCCTTGTAGTATCTAACTTGATTTACGTAATTTCTCATTAGTTATTAGACTCATGGCTGTTCAATTGACTCTtgtctaaagttttaaaaaatcttgaatttagttcctatatgtttttgaataattcgtcTTAGAGCTTATTTTTAGTGCTGATCACGAAGTCAAACTCCGATGTAAGCTGTATGGGCTTGAAATCAGAAATACtggttttcaaaatacttgatgctataaacttaaaaaatgctttCGTTATGAGTTTTTCTGTTAAGAACTGTTTTAGAATAAAAGCTTTAACGTTCTTTTAAGTTTACAGAtgaacagttttgaaaaatcatcatcattttttttttaaaaaaagctacatCATGAATGTACAAAAGGTTGTacttaaaaaccttaatttaaaagtcGTATTTGAgaaagtataatttgattgctAGTAGATAAAGTagacaaatgaaattttttaaaacatatctattttttaatatttacagcAGTGTCCAATATGGAATCAAAAACCTTGTAGAATGtaatacttcgaaaactcaatgtatACTGCCGCAAAAGCGTAACTCCCGCCAATGCTATTATAAATTCGTGATACTTCCATCAAGGAGACGGAACCACTTTCAAatttcagttctaggtatgtaCATCACAAACCACATGTTTTAGATTACGTTTTAGACATcgtcaaaaatgctgctaagtgtttctccgacgatgcaagaagttttttctcCCTTCTGATGTGGCTATCatttataaagcttttattcgtctaaAACTTGAGTATACCTAGTTCTCATATTTGAGCTGGTGCCctaataacgtacttgagtcttctagatagaattgaaaagagcTCTAAAATGATATATGATCGTTATATTACTGTGAAATTTGCTAATCCTGAACACCGACACAAGACCTTGATCGATATTTTCAgaaacaatgctctagtgaaatagccagttgtagTCCTTCCCTCACACACTTCAACCTtaatacccgttcttctaggaatgcttatcagtttacccttgagctcagacgtactgttaagaacaaggattctttctttagccgtcTTACATGAATGCGGAATGCTTTTCTAGGCtaaatatttcccactcattacaatgtgcagacattcaaatgcatcggtatctcctttcttatcCTATCCTCCTTCCTTAATTgagtttaatcattataaggctATTCATAACCCTTTGAAGGCTCACACCATTGTGTGGAAAGGTCAAGATTTTCTTAAGTTTCAAACCTAAATgtgttttgttaataatttgtttaaatcaagAATCTATAACATAGGCTCACAACGCTCTAGAAAACTTCGTtcactttaaaatgatttgtttaatCCCAAACCAGAATTAATtcgattaaatttaattgaattaaattaaaaatatctattaTAACTTTCGTAAGGCAACATTACGGAAGCTCTTCATAAATTTTCCTAATCACACACAAATTCAAGATTACAAAAACTGGAAAacaaaagcaagacaaatagctTACAAATCACAAATCATCAGACAAATGTGTACAAGTAGCTTGATTCAATTGAacccaccatcaccatcaccatgcCACCATCCGTGCCGGCTGCTGTCCGGAACCGACATCAACATATGCACTATGCAAGTCAAGAAACATGCTTGAAATTTATTATCAACTCAAACTCACTCTAATTTCACTTTCAAACGAAAGTGTTGTTGCGGGAAAGTTTTCTCTGCTTAGAGAGCTTGTACATAGTTTGCCGCAGTCCTGTAGCTGAAAATTCCAAAGAGAACTGCTGTGTTGCTTGCTTGCACTCATGCTGCGCCGTGAATTGTCATCGTGGAGTGTGCACACTGCACAGAGACAAAAGGTGAAGTATCAATCTGCGCTGCCGGAGCCCCATGATAAATGAGCGCTCGGCACGTGGCACAAGGAAGGGaaactttttatgttttcttaactataaaacatttttagttatGCAACAGAGAATAAAGTCACTAGTAACCATGCTGCATAATTGGAGGGACTCCATATCAATTTGGCTTTTTAATAGTgtctttattttaagtttaaccaCGTAGAGGAACCTTTAATCAAACGCACGAGTCagcaattttcgatttttttttaaaaggagtGTGGGAGTGCGACGATCGGTCATTGAACCACGACCCAGTTCACAGGTGGTAGGTATAAGAAAGTAGACATCAAAGATCACCCAATGGGACAGagatattgaattcaaagaAAACGACTTATGCATATCTTTTATTAAGATAGCTTATCATGGTTACCATTTTGAACGTATGTTAATCCATTTTTGGAACTTCTTTGTTTCGTCAAAATATTTTACTCGATTTCTGTTTGTATTTACATTGAACATTGCTATTGAAAAGATAAGTGAGTCAAATTAGTAACGATGAGCAGTtttttattggttcttgagaaacacatttttttgggGA
It encodes:
- the LOC129953838 gene encoding unc-112-related protein, whose translation is MIHVGDNTWNLRVFITDLQMSKVLRVRGDQHIGGVMLKLVDPENPKDWSDHALWWPMKNIWLTRTRSTLDQVGVHADCLLHFTPMHKTLRVQLPDLRYLDCRLDFSIKTFAAVVNLCKDLDIRHPEELSLCKPLEQDHLKKNYSQFPKKKIPIAESNGTTYLQPAPDTNSFIPINSYNGSCNSLDNPQNGTFSCAPVHHTTPKRLNQSGTPISSPTGTWKHSTNGYTTFDSLSSLGDFQENLAASPRAPSPDVRSRLIRPKSLLEKARMNIGWLDSSLSIMEQGIREYDTLCLKFKYYTFFDLNPKYDQVRINQLYEQAKWSILNEELDCTEEEMLMFAALQFQINQQNDLQQPDSGIDTSSVENGTDDDIDSALSELQITLEGPNANSQSNNITKIPELTDYLRFLKPKKFTMKGYKRYFFTYRDLQLHLYKTAEESRRGQPTHVINLRGCEVTPDVNISHGKFSIRLEVPPEGRNGPNNEMWIRCENEEQYAKWMAACRLASKGRSLADSSYDSEVASIKSFLSMQKPALESTVSVNPGSIDPVDYLSPKMYKKLRSKAVQRILETHANVKKLPLVEAKLKFIEAWQSLPDFGLTLFIIKFDGHKKEELLGVANNRIMRMDINTGDHIKTWRYNTMKAWNVNWGIKCMMIQFQNENVVFSCLSSDCKVVHEFIGGYIFMSMRSKETNQTLNEEMFHKLTGGWL